Below is a genomic region from Zea mays cultivar B73 chromosome 9, Zm-B73-REFERENCE-NAM-5.0, whole genome shotgun sequence.
tggaaagagctactgaattttgtttctttgaagcccaagacaccagggatcttcccagaaactgacaagtccctaatgtgctttTCCTGTCAATTTTATGTCCGACATATTcaacatcggaatacccaattaaatcaaaggtagatcccttggggtaccaaagcccaaacttaggagtgtaaactaaatatctcatgattcttttcacggctctaaggtgaacttccttaggatttgccgggaaccttgcacacatgcatacagaaagcataatgtccggtcgagatgcacataaatagagtaaagaacatatcattgaccagtatacctttttatctacggatttacctcccatgtcgaggtcaagatgcccatttgttcctatgggtgttttgatgggtttgccattctttgTTCCAaaattcttaagtatgtcttgaatgtacttagtttggctgatgaaggtgccctcttgaagtttcttgatttgaaatccaaggaaatacttcaattcccccatcatagacatctcgaatttctgtatcataatcctactaaactcttcacaagaggacttgttagtagacccaaatataaaatcatcaacataaatttggcatataaacaagtattttgcaattgttttagtgaagagagtaggatcagcctttccaactttgaagacattagtgataaggaagtctctcaggcattcataccatgctcttgggtcttgcttgagcccataaagcgcctttgagagcttatacacatggttagggtactcagtatctttaaagccgggaggttgctcaacatagactttttCCTTGATagagccattgaggaaggcacttttcacgtccatttgataaagcttaaagccatggtaagtagcataggcaagtaatatacgaattgactcaagcctagctatgggcgcataggtttcatcgaaatccaaaccttcgacttgtgaataaccttttgcaacaagtcgggatttgttccttatcaccacaccatgctcatcttgcttgttgcggaatacccacttggtacctacaacattttgatttggacgtggaactaaatgtcatacctcattctttgtgaagttgttgagctcctcttgcattgccaccacccaatccgaatctcttagtgcatcttctatcctgtatggctcaatagaggacacaaaagagtaatgttcacaaaaatgtggaactcgagatctagtggttacccccttatgaatgtcaccaagaatggagttgatggggtgatctctttgaattgcttggtggactcttgggtgtggtggtctttgatcccgaatctcttgtTCATCTACCTTGTCTTTATTatcatcatctcccccttgatcaatgtcctcctcttgaggtggctcatcgtcttgatcttcatcatcttcttcttgagcctcgtccttatcttgggttggtggagatgcttgcatggaagatgatggttgatcttgtgcttgtgtggactCCTCGAATCCTTTTGGACACACgtcaccaatggacatgttccttagcgcgatgcacggagcctcttcatcatctaattcatcaagatcaacttgctccacttgggagccattagtcttatcaaacataatgtcacaagaaacttcaactaatacagtggatttgttgaagactctatatgcccttgtgtttgagtcataacctagtaaaaagccttctactgctttaggagcaaatttagaacttctacctcttttaataagaataaagcatttgctcccaaagactataaaataagaaacattgagttttttaccagtaaggagttcatatgatgtcttcttgaggattcgatgaagatataaccggttgatggtgtagcaggcggtgttaatcgcctccgcccaaaactggttcggtgtcttgtactcatcaagcatggtccttgccatatccagtagagttctattcttcctctccactacaccattttgttgaggtgtgtagggagaagagaactcatgcttgatgccctcctcctcaagaaatccttcaatttgtgaattcttgaactccattccattatcgcttctaatctttttgattctcaattcgaactcattttgagcctatcttaagaatctctttaaggtctcttgggtttgagatttttcttgcaaaaagaatacccaagtgaagcgagaataatcatccacaataactagacagtacttactcccgccgatgcttatataagcgatcgggccgaataggtccatgtggagtagctcaagcggcctgtaagTCATCATGATGTTGTTGTGTCgatgatggacaccaacttgcttccctgcttgacatgcgctacaaatcttgtctttctcaaaatgaacatttgttagtcctaaaatgtgctctccctttagaagcttgtgaagattcttcattccaatgtTGGCAAGTCGGCGAtcactacaagaaactaataaatgttcgtgggttaaattaagaacgtgggtacccacgttcttaattgagttaagttcatgggtttgTTGAAGAACGTGAGTACCCACGTTCTTAGTTTAAATTCGTGCGCTCTAGATAAAGCCGTCGAACTTATAGTATTAAaatcgtgggtacccacgttcttaatttaagttcgtgggccacgtcaacaccgtcgaacttaacccaaaCTAAATCCCTAGCGACCCGTGCGTCTCTCTTCAATCCCGCCTACGTGCGCGCCGCTAGTCCCCGCTCCTCCACAGCGTCGCCGCCAACCCACGCGCCCGCCACCACAGCTCCTCCACCGCGCGCCGCCGCCAAACCTCATATTCCCCTCCTCCTTGCTGTAGCTGTAGCTTTCACCCCACTCCACGGCACCACGCCTCCCTCCCCCCTTCCCCAAATCCTCCTCCCCTCCCCAATTGGGCCAATAGCCCGCTCCGCTTCCAGTTGCGACGTCGGTCGGGGAAGAAGCTTCGCTCCCGTGCCGCAGATCGGGAGAGGAGCTCCCCGCTCCCGCCTCGTCGGCCGCTTCCTCGCCGCCGGTCTCTCCGCGAGCCGTCTTCGTCGCCGGCGATGAGCTGCTTTGTCTGCTTTGGGTCGGCGGCGCAGGACGAGGAGCCCAAGAAGCTCGCCGTCGCAGGCGCCCGCAAGGACGCCACGCCGGATCGCGCAGTGGCCCGCGTCGGATCAGGTACGGCGGCTGGACCTGGAGCTGGATCTCGGACCCGTTCCCTCCCCCCGCGCACGTAAAGACATAGAGCAGACGAAGAAATATACATATTGTGGCCCCACCCGAAATATACGTATTCGGGTGAGGAACCCCTAACCTGTATACACATTTATCCGTGATATGAAAACACATGATGTATATTTCTTTGTTAAGTAACCAAAAAGTACTCTTCATTAACAGGGGCCACAATATGTATGCACAAGCTTCTCTACTTTCATCTGTACTAATTGCAGCGGGATACAGTAAGTGGTGATCATATTGTTGTTTTTCTCTTTATTAAAAGTGCAGCAATGTTTCTTGTTTGGCTATTACAGTTGTGAACTCCTCCCTATAAGTTATATAAACTTCTGAACCAGTGCCTGTGCTTGCCCATTTCTGAATCGTGACATTTTACAGCCGAGAGTTCAGTCATCGTGTAAAATCAGTATCAATGGCTAAATTCACTTCCCAAGAAGTTTCAGCACTTCAGGAAGGGGGCAATGAGGTTCGCCTAATATTTTATTAATAATTTAGAAAGGTCTGTGTGATCTTTACAGTTACCTAATATTCTCTTTCTTCCAGCTGCTAAGGAAATCTATTTCAAGCATTGGGACTTGCAAGGCCCTGTTATTGACAGTAGGTTAGTCATCTAGTCCTGTTATTTATTTTTCAAGCATATTGTAGTTGCACACTTGATGTTTGATTGCTTTGTTTTCACTTATAGTGATGTACATAGACTCAGAAATTTCATCAAGAATGTATATGTTGAACGGAGATATTCAGACCAAAGAATTGGCGAACATTTAGCGCAAGCAAAGGTAGCTATCTGAACTCATGATCACTGATTACCGATAGACATCTATGCAGTAAACTAGCATCCACAATCTCTTCACTGCCCAGAACTTTTTTAACCCGTTAAACATCTGAAAGATCCAGGGTAATCAGGACTCTTATGGAAATAGCAatgcagattcatctccaggagtTTTAAGAAGTGCATATGTCGAAACTTATGAAGATAATCACGATCTAAAGCGCACCAAAGAAAGTCTCTCAGAAAATCAAAACAATTTGGATGGACATCCAGTGAGTAGTACAGTAGACCAAAATAATAATTCTACAATGGCGAGAGAAAAGGTCGACCTTAGAAGCCATCTGCGTCCAGACGATCTCTTGAAAACTGATGGAAAGTCAGAAAATAATCAGAAGGTTGTGATTTcatcagcttcttctgcagcacaAGCTTCCAAAGAAATAAATAGTAACAAGGTGTTTCTGCCCATCAAACTTCCTGATCCTCTTAGGTCACAGAAAGCAACATCATCTAATACCTCTACTGAAGCACAGCTGATGATCTCAAGATACTCTATAAGGCCTATGCTACAGAAGTACTTTCAGATGGAATTGTGGATGATAAGAAGGTGATTTAATTTCTAGTTTACTGATGGTGCTTGTTTTGTGTGGGGACAAATTAACATAACCTGCTTCTAGTTATTTTTTTAGGAGAAATACAGTAGGGGAGGCCCCTACTGTTCATTTTATTTAAAAAAGAATGAATAGAAAAGGAGTTACAGAAAATGAAATCAAACATGTATAGGTGACCGGTAGAAAAGGCAGCATGCAACAGGCAACCAAGAGAGAAGTGCACACAAGCTAGTCAATTGAGCTTAGCCGTAAATAAATTGAATATCTCACAATTTGGAATAGGCCCCATCAGAAAATTTTAGCTTGACTGCAACATTAATTCCATAGTGCTGCTATCTACTGTGTTAAATAAGGGGTTTTGCTCAGTGACAATATGTTATACAAGACATCTATACACTAATCTCTGTGCTGTCATGCTGATATTGCTGCATTGTTATTTTAGACTGCTATATTGTCAAAACTATACCTTGACTGCAGGAGGTATTATATATATTTTGGAAAGGTAACTTGTGTTTGGTTCATATTGAGCGTATTGCCTATGATCATGGATGAAATTTACCAACAAAAAAGTATTCTACAAATGTTTTGACCAGAAGAAGCTTGCATCTATTTTCATAATAATAAAACTACGAATTGTATGTATAAGTATATTAATACCATTCAAACTAGGGCCATTCCGAGTTATGGTGTTAGATTTTAATTCAAAAAAATCTGGCCTTGCATATTATAGATCTGAGTGTTTAGGAATATTTATATGGATGTTGTCTGTCTGTCTGTCGTTTTGTGCATCACCTTGGATTGTTTAATCACATATTATAGATCTGAGTGTTTTGCAAGTTTACTGATTTAGGAACATTTTATATGGATGCTTGCTGTCTGTCGTTTTTTACCATTGCCTTGTTTTGTATACCAAAATGTGGCTTGCAGTCATGGAAATGGATATTTTTAGCTTGCTTTAGTTCGTGTAAAAATATATTCCTTTGATGGTGATAGATCTGTTGTTCCATTTATTTTGGTGTTTTGGATTATTCTCAATGGATATGAACCTGTGTACTCAGATAGTCACCGTACCAATTGAAACCTTTGCACGAGGTCTTAACAATTTTTACTCTTTGACAACAATATATAAGAGAACTCGTGCTTAGTGTGCTTTAGCAAATCACATTGCGCATCTTTGTGTACATTATTGCTTATCAAATTTGGGTCCATGTGTGTTAACGTCACAGTAGCGCCCACTTCTGTTATGCAATGATCATGCATATATAGGCAATCCATAGTGGAATCTAATAAGCAATATGCTGTAATATGAGACATACATATTTCTAACTCAACTTTGGTGTGTAGACTGAGCTACTGCATTATTTTAGGGTCATAGTACAGAAGTGACACGATTTCGCTAATTCTTTTGTATCGTCCTTTGGGTACTGGAGTGTGTACTGGAGTCGGGAGGCACTTAGATAATGTATTATTCTAGGGCCATAGTACAGAAGGTGATATTATTTGTTTTTTTGAGCTCTGGAGTCCGGAGGAGATCTGAAGAGACTATTCATTGCAAATGTTTAGTTAGTTGAATAATCTGTGTTAAAAAATCTCACTATTTGCCTTACTCCATTTCAGGAAGCTGCAAATCCTTTTGAATATTGTGATGTGGTTACCACAACCACGCACAAGTCCCTCAGAGGGCCAAGGGCTGGCATGATCTTCTACAGGAAAGGCCCTAAGCCCCCCAAGAAGGGCCAGCCTGAGGGTGCTGTTTATGATTATGAAGACAATATCAACTTTGTAGTGTTCCCATCTCTCCAAGGTGGCCCTCACAACCACCAGATTGCTGCACTTGCTGTTGCTCTACAGCAAACTATGTCGCCTGGCTTCAAGGCCTATGCAAAGCAAGTGAAGGCCAATGCTGTTGCAATTGGAAACTATCTCATGAGCAAGGGCTACAAGATGGTGACTGATGGAACTGAGAACCACCTTGTTCTCTAGGATCTCCGCCCCCTTGGCTTGACTGGTATGCAAATTAACATCTAACTGGGCTTCATTTTCAAGGGGCCAAACTATAACTTGTTTTGCTGTTGTCTTATATCCACAGGAAACAAGGTTGAAAAGCTATGTGATCTTTGCCTCATCACATTGAAcaagaatgctgtcttcggtgacAACAGTGCATTGTCTCCGGGTGGTGTCCGCATTGGTTAGTATCATTTATTTATTCATTTCTTCTGTTGTGGTGCAAGCTTCAATGAAGTATTAGTCCAACATTGCTATCCACTTGTCAGTTCGAATTTTTTTATGGTCTTTGAGCCTACCTTCTTAATGAAAAAGGTGATGTGTCTAGATATTTTCTTGGTGTCTGGCCCTAGTATGGCCATTGTTGGCAAACCAAAAATTAGATTAGAGCTCTCATTTGGTCACATAGTTCATCTTGATGACCAATAAGCCAAAACCTTGACCACAAAAGTGATACCCCTGATTATGGTATGTTGGGAGGGGGAGGGGTGTATGCCTAACTAAAAAAATCCCAAAAATGATTCCTGAAATCGGTAAACTTACAATAATTCTGGGTGTAATCTCTGAAATTCGGAATTGCAACTATATTTTATACATTGTTTACCATTGTCCCAAATACATATAGAGTGATGCTTGTGCCTTTATTTGGTCCTTGCTTCCTGTGATGGGAATCATGGGATATACTCCTTAAGAATCATCTGATCTCTTGAACTGTTGCAGTCAGGTTAATAGTTCTGGTTCCATTTTACTTCACCGTTCTTCACATTTTTTGTACAATTGTGCTCTGTATTTTATCCGGCTTATCTGTGCTGCAGTAAGAGTGTGCAGGATCAAGCCGGTGGTGAACCAACGGTGGGGGTGGTGGCCGAGGTGAAACCGGAAACGGATCGAGGGGATCACGAGGACGGCAAGAGTGTCGTGTCCGAGAGCGAGAGCGATGAGGACTCCGATGGGTCAGGGAGCGAAGATTCGGAGGATTCCGAGGAGGAGAGGCGGAGGGAGGAGGAGAGGACGCGGCGGTGAGCTGAGCGGCTTGCGGCCATGGCCGCACGCGCTATTGCTGAGCGCAAAGATGCTGTTGCGAGGCTCTAGGGGGAGAAGGCGGGGCTTGAGAAGCTGCCCGCCGAGCGTGAGAAGGAGCAGGCTCAGGAGGTGAGCCtgcttcatggctattttcttttGCTCGAGACTTGAAAGGTTTCTTAATGTGATGACATCAATATATATCGCTCTGAACAGAACGACAGAAACTGCTCTTATAGCATGCATGATGTTAACTCTTTTTTGTGTTTTATACCATCATTTAGTTAGTACCACAATGTGCCCCCTACATTCCAAACTATAGATCATACAAACTTTTTAGCTTATATATGTCTATCTAGGTGCATAGCAGCATAGGTACCTAGAAAAGCCAAACCAACCAATAATTTGTGATGGAGGGAGTATGTTTTTTGTTGTTATTATTCAAAATGTATTCTGTTTAGTTTTTTTTGCAATACTGCATTTGAGCTCAAAATCCTACACATATTTCATTGGTTATGGAACTGTAAGTTCATCTGAAGTACTTATAAGGCAGATTCAAGTATTCATTTGCAAAACCATTTCTACACACAAGTTATCCTGGTGAGATGGTTTCTAGAAAGTAGTGATTCCTTATCAGCTTCTTGTTCAACATGTTTCAGGCTTCAGAGTTGCAGACTAGTATGATTGAAACATTGGAAGCAGTGGAGATAGAGAAACAGAGACATCACAACACTAGAATGGAAGCCCTTGCACGTTTGGCTAGACTTGAGGTATATGCCTGTCTACAAACGACCCCTACCCAATCTTCACAGGTCTTAGCAATGGTCTTAAAGAAGGTTTTCACAGGTTACAAACGGTGAGCTTGCAAAGTCACTTGCCAGGGAACAATGGGAGCTGGAAGTTCAAGTATGTTTTCTCTCCCCCCCATCGTATATTATGTTTTTGGGCTTAAGATAAGAAGCAATGGATAATCTACAGACTGCCCTGCTCTGAGTCGACAGCAGATGTAGAGGCAAACTATAGATGTGACTATGCATAGATAGTTGAAAGCATGGGTTTTTATTCTTCCCTTCAAGTTTAGAGAATGCTAACATTTTCAAGAGCCTGCACCTTAACATGTGGTCCACAATGCTATGACTAGACAAACTTGATACATTCTGGCAATGGAATAATGGGTTAGTCTAGAGTGACCTTGCACTGGAGTTCTGTGCACAAATGTAATTAACTATTTTTTGTTGCTTTCGTATTGCTGGAGTCCGATATTTTACCATAACAACTGCTAGCTATGCGTTGAATGTGATTCATAATCCATAGGTGTTTCACAAATTATACAATGATCTATTGTTAAACTGAAAATTGTTTATTCTTGATATTTGAATAGGTAGATCAAGTGGCGCAGCTTCGAGAGGAAGTTGAATTGAAGAAACTTGCTCAAGATAGTAAGTTGACCATGACCTTCTTTTTGGGGCTCTCTGGCTTAGAGTTTACTGTGTTTTTAAGAACTTTTAGTTCGTTCTTAGGCCAACGCTATATTATGCTGACTTATTTTGTTTTCTTCTTGAACTTATTTAAGTATGACATGCCATTCTTTTTGGTTTCGACTAATAGCACTTTTTTTGGTATGTGACCTTTGTTACCATTCCATGAACAAGAATACAGAAGAAAGCTAACAAAGATACAAAAGACAAGTGCCCCTCCGGTTGATGAAGTAAGCAATCAACTTACATTTGCCAGTGGCTTTTCATTCCCTCAACTGATATAATATTTAATTGAGCCTTTTTTAGTAGAACTATTGACTCCTCGAAAACATGTCTCTTTACCTTATCTATTTGTAATATGTGTTAACTTTTGTCTAGATAGAATCTTTGAGAAGGTTCAAGTTGGAGGAAGAAATTGTTGATGCAGAATACACTCTGACATGTGACAGAATTGTGAAGGACAAGGTAGGTTTTCCCGTGTATGACTGATCTCATGTAGTGATTAATTCTTATTTACAAATGGTAGTTTCAATTAAGCCCTTACAAATCTCTCCCACAATGGGAACTGCTGATACCTTGATTGAGACATTTTGACGCCAGAGCTGAGGAAGCATTGTACATTTGTCATATAATGGCTCCAGTGTAGCGAGTCAGATATTTTGCCTTGTGCTCAAACTGCTCGTGTGTGTGTGTTTTGGTAGGGAATGTACAGGTTCAAACCTTGATGTTATGTTGTATTTTTTGGTAGATGACCCATGGTAGAAATAGCGCTGTTATGTTTATGGCACTCTCATGTTCATGTTCATGcacaaatatggaagccacattttgtgttcatcatgctttcctatatctttgtgcacatgtgatttaatgccagttgtgtatttatgagaattttggtttattttatAGGATTCCGGCTatcatcaagtgactcctcccccttacattgactttgcggacagatgtctcaattctaatggtggagctacgaacaacatatatcaatgtatttgtgaacttatgtatttggacttatgtgaatttgtgaacttatgtatttggacttatgtgaatttgtgaacttatatatttggacttgtgtgaatttgtgatatgaacatatatcaatgtgtttgaaatatgtattgtatgtgatatattgtgttgcatgtgatattatgtgtgtctaatttttcatttttgtatttttatttttttctgaaaaagggttaagaacgtgggtacccacgttcttaaggttaagaacgtgggtactcacgttcttaaggttaagaacgtgggtaccgtcgaacttattgtgCAGTCCGCGCAGACCTCTGCAGgacacataagttcgacggccacgtgaccccgtcgaacttaaccgtaagaacgtgggtgccgtcgaacttatgggaaaaaattcgacggcccccgtcgaacttaaaaacgcacgttcttaatgttaagttcgacggtacccacgttctta
It encodes:
- the LOC103638393 gene encoding uncharacterized protein, giving the protein MRKVSAKEIYFKHWDLQGPVIDSSDVHRLRNFIKNVYVERRYSDQRIGEHLAQAKIQGNQDSYGNSNADSSPGVLRSAYVETYEDNHDLKRTKESLSENQNNLDGHPVSSTVDQNNNSTMAREKVDLRSHLRPDDLLKTDGKSENNQKVVISSASSAAQASKEINSNKVFLPIKLPDPLRSQKATSSNTSTEAQLMISRYSIRPMLQKYFQMELWMIRR
- the LOC103639950 gene encoding golgin candidate 2-like, producing MIPEIVSKSVQDQAGGEPTVGVVAEGEKAGLEKLPAEREKEQAQEASELQTSMIETLEAVEIEKQRHHNTRMEALARLARLEVTNGELAKSLAREQWELEVQVDQVAQLREEVELKKLAQDKYRRKLTKIQKTSAPPVDEIESLRRFKLEEEIVDAEYTLTCDRIVKDKVGFPVYD